The following DNA comes from Janthinobacterium sp. TB1-E2.
GCTGCAAGCGGCGCCCGTCGTCCTCAGCGATGAATTGCCGGGCAGGGTGGCCGCCTTCCGCACGGCCGATATCCGCCCGCAGGTGGGCGGCATCGTGCTGCGCCGCCAGTTCGAGCAGGGCGCCGAAGTGAAAGCGGGGCAGAAACTGTTCCAGCTGAACCCGGCGCCATTCCAGGCGGACGTCGATTCGGCCGCCGCCTCCTTGCAGCATGCGGTGGCCACGGCCAAGCGCGCCAGCAGCCAGGCCGACAGGTTAAAACCGCTGGTGGAGGCGGACGCCATCAGCCGCCAGGCGTATGACGACGCCGTGGCCCAGCGCGAGCAGGCCGTGGCCACCGTGGCGCAGGCGCGTGCCGCCCTGGCACGCCGCCGCCTGGACCTGGCCTTTGCCAGCATCGAGGCGCCGATTGCCGGGCGCATCGGCTCCGAACTGGTGACGGAAGGCGCACTCGTGGGCCTGGCCGATGCGACGCCGATGGCGCGCATCCAGCAGATCGACAAGGTGTACGTCGACGTGCGCCAGCCGGCCGCCGCACTGGCCGCCTTGCAAGCCTCGGGCAACGGGGGCGCCGACAAGCTGCCCGTGACCATTTTAGGCGCCGATGGCCAGCCGCATCCCGTCACGGGGCGCATCCTGTTCTCGGGCATCAGCGTCGATGCGGGCACGGGCGACGCCGTCGTCCGCGTGCTGGTCGACAATCCGCAGCGCCAGCTCTTGCCGGGCATGTTCGTGCGCGCGCGCATCGCCCGCGCCGTGCAGGCAAATGGCGTGCTGCTGCCGCAGCAGGCCGTCTTGCACAGCAGCGGCGGCCAGGCGCAGGCCTGGGTCCTCGATGGCACGAACAAAGCGAGCCTGAAGACGATCGCCGTGGGCGACGTCGTCGACCACCAGTACGTGGTCAACGGCGGCCTGAAAGCGGGAGAAACCGTCGTCATCGAAGGCCAGGAACGCTTGCAGCCGGGCGCCACCGCCGCGCCGCAACCGTGGAAGCCGGCTGTCGTGGCAACGGCCACCGCCGCCAAGGCGCATTGATGCGCCATTTGAATACCATGAAAGCCTAACGACATGCCTCAATTTTTCATCAACCGCCCCGTCTTTGCGTGGGTGGTGGCGGTCTTCATCGTCCTGTTCGGACTGATCGCCATACCGCAATTGCCGATTGCGCGCTTCCCCTCGGTGGCGCCGCCCAGTGTCAGCATCAGCGCCAACTACCCTGGCGCCACGCCGCAAACCATGAACGATTCCGTGGTCGGCCTGATCGAACGCGAACTGTCGGGCGTCAAGCACCTGCTGTATTTCGAGTCGTCCACCGATACGTCGGGTTCGGCCTCGATCACCGTCACCTTCCAGCCGGGAACGGATCCGGAAATGGCCCAGGTGGACGTGCAAAACCGCCTGAAAGCCATCGAACCGCGCCTGCCGCAAGCCGTGCGGCAAAACGGCTTGACGGTGGAATCGGCGTCGTCCGGCTTCCTGATGATCGTCAGCCTGATTTCCGACAACGGCCAGCATGACGAAGTAGCGCTGGGCGACTACCTGGCGCGCAACGTGACGGAAGAACTGCGCCGCATTCCCGGCGTGGGCAAGGTGCAGCTGTTCGGCTCCGAGCGGGCCATGCGCATCTGGGTCGATCCGGCCAAGCTGGTGTCGTACAACATCGCCATGGGCGAACTGACGGCGGCCATCGCGCAGCAAAATGCGCAGATCGCCCCGGGCCGCCTCGGCGACTCGCCCGCCGTGCACGGCCAGCGCGTGACCATTCCGCTGACGGTGCAGGGCCAGCTGCAGACGCCGGCCGAATTTGCGGCCATCGTGCTGCGCGCGAATGCGGACGGCTCGAAAGTGACGATCGGCGACGTGGCGAAAGTGTCGCTGGGCGCACAAAGCTTCAACTTCAGCATCCGCGAAAACGGGCAAGCCGCGTCGGGCGCCGCCATCATGCTGTCGCCCGGCGCCAACGCCGTGCAGACGGCCAGCGCCGTGCGCGCGCGCATGGCCGAACTGGCGCATACCATGCCGGCCGGGATCAAATATTCGGTACCGTTCGATACGGCGCCGTTCGTGAAGATCTCGATCGAGAAGGTCGTCATCACCTTGCTGGAAGCGATGGTGCTGGTCTTCCTCGTCATGTATCTGTTCCTGCAAAAGATACGCTACACCTTGATTCCCGCCATCGTCGCGCCGATCGCCCTGATGGGTACCTTCACGGTCATGCTGATGGCCGGCTATTCCGTCAACGTGCTGACCATGTTCGGCATGGTGCTGGCCATCGGCATCATCGTCGATGACGCCATCGTCGTGGTGGAAGCCGTCGAGCGCCTGATGGCCACCGAAGGCTTGTCACCGAAGGAAGCGACGTCGAAAGCGATGCGCGAAATCACCGGGGCGGTCGTGGGCATCACCCTGGTGCTGACGGCCGTGTTCATCCCGATGGCGCTGGCCAGCGGTTCCGTCGGTGCGATCTACCGCCAGTTCACCCTGGCCATGGCCGTGTCGATTCTGTTCTCGGCATTCCTGGCGCTGACCCTGACGCCGGCCCTGTGCGCCACCATGTTGAAACCCATCGGCCCGCACGACCATGACAAGAAAGGCTTCTTCCTGTGGTTCGACCGCGGTTTTGAGCGCATGACGGCGCGCTATGAAAAGGGCGTGGTGGCGATGGTGAAACGCGCGGGCCGCTCGATGGTGCTGTATGGCGCCATCGTCACGGCGCTGGGCGTGGCCTTCATGCAGCTGCCGTCGGCCTTCTTGCCGGAGGAAGACCAGGGATACTTCATCACCTCGATCCAGCTGCCGTCCGACGCGACGATGGAGCGCACGCTCGACGTCGTCAAGCTGTACGAGCAGCACGTGGCCACGCGGCCCGGCATCGAAGTGAACCAGTCTATTCTCGGTTTCAGCTTTTCCGGCGCGGGCCCGAATGCGGGCCTGGCGTTCACCATGCTGAAGGACTGGAAAGAGCGCAACGGCGCCACGGCGCAGGAAGAAGTGGCGCTGGCGCAGGCGGCCATGTCGCAGGCGAAGGAGGGCATGATCATGAGCCTGATGCCGCCCGCCATCGATGAACTGGGTAACTCGTCCGGCTTTTCCATGCGCCTGCAAGACCGCGCCAACCAGGGTGTCGCTGCCTTGCAGGCGGCGCAGAACCAGTTGCTGGGCCTGGCCGCGCAAAGCGGCAAGGTGGCGGGCGTGTATCCGGACGGTTTGCCACCGGGCGCCAGCGTGCGCCTCGACATCGACCGCACCAAGGCCGAAGCGCTGGGCGTGTCGTTTACGGCGATTGCCGACATGCTGACGGCTGCCATGGGCTCGACCTATGTCAATGATTTCCCGAATGCCGGCCGCATGCAGCAGGTGATCATCCAGGCCGATGCGCCGTCGCGCATGCAACTGAACGACGTGCTGGCCCTGCGCATCCGCAATAACGCGGGCGGCATGGTGGCGCTGGGCGAGCTGGTGCGTCCCGTGTGGAGCGAGTCGCCGCTGCAGCTGGTGCGCTACCAGGGTTATCCGGCGGCGCGCATTTCGGGCAGCGCGGCGCCGGGCGTATCGAGCGGCGACGCCATGCTGGAAATGGAACGGCTCGTGAAACAGCTGCCACCGGGCTTCGCGCTGGCGTGGACGGGCCAGTCGCTGCAAGAGAAGGAATCGGCCTCACAGGCACCGATGCTGATGGCGCTGTCGATGCTGGTGGTCTTCCTCGTGCTGGCGGCCCTGTATGAAAGCTGGTCGATTCCCGTCTCCGTGATGCTGGTCGTGCCGCTGGGATTGCTGGGCGCCGTGCTGGCCGTGATGTCGCGCGGCATGCCGAACGACGTGTTCTTCAAGGTGGGCATGATCACGATCATCGGCCTGTCGGCGAAGAATGCCATTTTGATCGTTGAATATGCGCGCCAGCTGCAGGCGCAAGGCAAGGGCTTGGTCGAGGCGACGGTGGAAGCGGCAAGGCTGCGCTTGCGCCCGATTTTGATGACGTCGCTGGCGTTCGCGCTGGGCGTGGTGCCGCTGATGCTGGCCACGGGCGCCAGCGCCGAGACGCAGCACGCGATCGGCACGGGCGTGTTCGGTGGCATGATCACCGCCACCGTGCTGGCCGTGTTTTTCGTGCCCGTGTTCTTTGTCGTGGTGCTGGGCGCCGTCGACAAGATGGGCACGTACTTCAACAAACGCAGTAACCGCATCGCCGTCAAGACGGTGGAAGGAGAGTTGTAATGCGTTTATTCTTTATGACGCCCCTGGCCGCGCTGGCCTTGTCGGCGTGTTCCTTGACGCCGCCGCTGGTCAAGCCGGCGGCGCCGATACCTGCAGCGTATGCCGAGGTCTCCGCACCGGGCAGTGTGGACACTGCGGCGGACCTGGGCTGGCGCCAGATGCTGCTCGATGCGCGCCTGCAGCGCCTGGTCGACATTGCGCTGGAAAACAACCGCGATTTGCGCGTGGCGGCCCTCAACGTGGAAGCCGTGCGGGCCCAGTACCAGATCCAGGATGCGGGCCGCTATCCGGCCATCGGCGCCAATGCTGGCGGCGTGCGCCAGCGCGGCGCCGATGCGGTGACGCAAAACCAATTCACGGCCGGCATCGCCATGAGCGCGTTCGAGATCGACCTGTTCGGCCGCCTGCGTTCCCTGTCGGACGCCGCGTTTGCCCGCTACCTGGCCACGCAGCAGGGCCAGCGCGCTGCGCGCATGGCCCTGATCGGCGCCGTGGCCGATGCCTACCTGGAACAGCGGTTGGCCGAGGAACAGCTGGCGCTGGCCCGGCAAACCCTGCTCGACTGGCGCCAGGCGCTGGTGCTGACGCAGCGCTTGCATGGCGCGCAGCAGGGCAGCGGCCTGGACGTGGCGCAGGCGCAAGGGCAGGCCGCCACGGCGGAGGCGGACGTGCAGGCGCGCGAACGGGCCAGTGCCCTGGCGCGCAACAACCTGGAATTGCTGCTCGGCGCGCCGCTGCCCGCCGATTTGCCGGCTGGCCGCGCACTTGATGGCCAGCCCGTGCTGACGCAGCTGCCGCCCGGCCTGCCGTCGGACTTGCTGGCGCGCCGCCCAGACATCCTGCAGGCGGAATATGCGCTGGTGGCGGCGAATGCGGAAATCGGCGCCGCGCGCGCCGCCTTCTTCCCGCGCCTGTCCCTGACGGCGTCGCTGGGTTTTGCCAGCCCGGAGCTTGGTGACCTGTTCCGCGGCAGCGCGCGCAGCTGGTCGTTCGCGCCGCAAGTGACGCAGCCGCTGTTCCAGGGCGGCCAGCTGCGCGCGGAACTGCAGCTGTCGCGCCTGCGCAAGGACGTGGCCGTGCTGCAGTACGAACAGGCGATCCAGGTGGCGTTTCGTGAAGTGCGCGACGGCCTGGCCGGCAGCGCCACGTACGCGCAGCAGATCGATGCCCAACAGCGCGTGGTGGTGGCGGCGCAGCAGCGCCAGCGCCTGTCGCAGCTGCGCTACGACGCGGGCCAGGACAGCCGCCTGGAATTGCTCGACGCGCAGCGCCAGTCGTATGCGGCGCAGCAAGCCTTGCTTGACGCACGGCGCGACCAGTTCAAGTCGGCCGTGGCCTTGTACAAGGCGCTGGGGGGAGGGCTGGAGGAGTAGGCGCTTTGCTTAGCCCGTGAAAGCGCCGATGGGCCGATTGCGCGCCAGGCTCCAGCCTGTCGTGTGTTGGGGGCCGGGCTTGCCGTCGGCCTGCTGCACGCTGTGGCTCCAGAGGATTTCCGTGAAATTCAGCTTGAACTGCTCGGTCGGCATGTCATCGGGATGGGTTTGCAGCTGGATTTCGCTGATGATGGCGTCGCGCAGCCAAATGGTCATGATGTTGGCCGTCTTGTCGCCCGAGTTGCGGGCGATGTAGAGCTTGGTTGGCTGGTCCGTGCCGGTGCCCAGCGGCTTGGCGCGCAGGCACAGGTCGTACAAGTTGACCGAGGTCCGGTCGACATATTTGACACAGGTAAATTCCGTGATCACGGGCCGCCCCGACGTGCGCGCAGAATTGCTGACGTCCGTCGTTATTTGCTGCTTCATGCCCTGGTGCAGCGAGACCAGCTCGATGCATGGTCCCATGCCCTGCAGCGCAGCGGCGTCG
Coding sequences within:
- a CDS encoding efflux transporter outer membrane subunit — protein: MRLFFMTPLAALALSACSLTPPLVKPAAPIPAAYAEVSAPGSVDTAADLGWRQMLLDARLQRLVDIALENNRDLRVAALNVEAVRAQYQIQDAGRYPAIGANAGGVRQRGADAVTQNQFTAGIAMSAFEIDLFGRLRSLSDAAFARYLATQQGQRAARMALIGAVADAYLEQRLAEEQLALARQTLLDWRQALVLTQRLHGAQQGSGLDVAQAQGQAATAEADVQARERASALARNNLELLLGAPLPADLPAGRALDGQPVLTQLPPGLPSDLLARRPDILQAEYALVAANAEIGAARAAFFPRLSLTASLGFASPELGDLFRGSARSWSFAPQVTQPLFQGGQLRAELQLSRLRKDVAVLQYEQAIQVAFREVRDGLAGSATYAQQIDAQQRVVVAAQQRQRLSQLRYDAGQDSRLELLDAQRQSYAAQQALLDARRDQFKSAVALYKALGGGLEE
- a CDS encoding Hcp family type VI secretion system effector produces the protein MDLILLEPGNGELVFGKTPDGGNAGIDAIWRDAAALQGMGPCIELVSLHQGMKQQITTDVSNSARTSGRPVITEFTCVKYVDRTSVNLYDLCLRAKPLGTGTDQPTKLYIARNSGDKTANIMTIWLRDAIISEIQLQTHPDDMPTEQFKLNFTEILWSHSVQQADGKPGPQHTTGWSLARNRPIGAFTG
- a CDS encoding efflux RND transporter permease subunit — its product is MPQFFINRPVFAWVVAVFIVLFGLIAIPQLPIARFPSVAPPSVSISANYPGATPQTMNDSVVGLIERELSGVKHLLYFESSTDTSGSASITVTFQPGTDPEMAQVDVQNRLKAIEPRLPQAVRQNGLTVESASSGFLMIVSLISDNGQHDEVALGDYLARNVTEELRRIPGVGKVQLFGSERAMRIWVDPAKLVSYNIAMGELTAAIAQQNAQIAPGRLGDSPAVHGQRVTIPLTVQGQLQTPAEFAAIVLRANADGSKVTIGDVAKVSLGAQSFNFSIRENGQAASGAAIMLSPGANAVQTASAVRARMAELAHTMPAGIKYSVPFDTAPFVKISIEKVVITLLEAMVLVFLVMYLFLQKIRYTLIPAIVAPIALMGTFTVMLMAGYSVNVLTMFGMVLAIGIIVDDAIVVVEAVERLMATEGLSPKEATSKAMREITGAVVGITLVLTAVFIPMALASGSVGAIYRQFTLAMAVSILFSAFLALTLTPALCATMLKPIGPHDHDKKGFFLWFDRGFERMTARYEKGVVAMVKRAGRSMVLYGAIVTALGVAFMQLPSAFLPEEDQGYFITSIQLPSDATMERTLDVVKLYEQHVATRPGIEVNQSILGFSFSGAGPNAGLAFTMLKDWKERNGATAQEEVALAQAAMSQAKEGMIMSLMPPAIDELGNSSGFSMRLQDRANQGVAALQAAQNQLLGLAAQSGKVAGVYPDGLPPGASVRLDIDRTKAEALGVSFTAIADMLTAAMGSTYVNDFPNAGRMQQVIIQADAPSRMQLNDVLALRIRNNAGGMVALGELVRPVWSESPLQLVRYQGYPAARISGSAAPGVSSGDAMLEMERLVKQLPPGFALAWTGQSLQEKESASQAPMLMALSMLVVFLVLAALYESWSIPVSVMLVVPLGLLGAVLAVMSRGMPNDVFFKVGMITIIGLSAKNAILIVEYARQLQAQGKGLVEATVEAARLRLRPILMTSLAFALGVVPLMLATGASAETQHAIGTGVFGGMITATVLAVFFVPVFFVVVLGAVDKMGTYFNKRSNRIAVKTVEGEL
- a CDS encoding efflux RND transporter periplasmic adaptor subunit: MHPSHLTKKNMLIAAALLSLAACSKPAPEEGAAPPAAVTVLKLQAAPVVLSDELPGRVAAFRTADIRPQVGGIVLRRQFEQGAEVKAGQKLFQLNPAPFQADVDSAAASLQHAVATAKRASSQADRLKPLVEADAISRQAYDDAVAQREQAVATVAQARAALARRRLDLAFASIEAPIAGRIGSELVTEGALVGLADATPMARIQQIDKVYVDVRQPAAALAALQASGNGGADKLPVTILGADGQPHPVTGRILFSGISVDAGTGDAVVRVLVDNPQRQLLPGMFVRARIARAVQANGVLLPQQAVLHSSGGQAQAWVLDGTNKASLKTIAVGDVVDHQYVVNGGLKAGETVVIEGQERLQPGATAAPQPWKPAVVATATAAKAH